Below is a window of Bacillus paramycoides DNA.
ATTTATAGTGCTAAAAATTCAATGTTATTATTAACAATAGACAAAAAACTCGCTTTTTTTCGTTTTTCAAATAAAAAAATAAAAGTCTCTTTACCATTAAATTTTAATTTATAAATCTCTTAGCATACAATTTTCTTAAAATGATATAGTGACCCCCATTAATAAAATCCAAGCGTATCAACAATTGCAAAAAGCCGAAGATTTTGCGGATATAGAATCTATCGGGACCCACACTATGCGCAAAACCTTCGGTTATTAGTTCTATAAACAAACAAAAGATGTAGCTATGTTACAAGACATACTCAACCACAGTACGCCGAAAATTACACTAAAATACATTGAAATTAATAAAGAAGAAAAAGATAATATCCTAGATTTATTTCATATTTAAAATATATAAAATGTAACTCAAATAGTTAAACCAAACAATCCAAAATTACATACACCTTTAAAAAATAATTTCATAAGATAAAATCAGGAATGGCAAATATGTTCTCTCCGATAAACAACTCACAGAATACACAAAAAGATATTCATAATAAATATCTTTTTTGTGTATTTTTAATATCATTATTTTAAAATATATTAATATAATAAAAAGAGAAAAGATAACATAATATATATGAATCTATTTAATTCAAAAAAGGGGATCTACTAGTAGGTCCCCTTTCCTTTCAAAGAAACTAAATTTATGAGCGCAAAACAAGTGTCCAATGCTTGTTCCACACTATAAGATATGCTTTCCTATTCAAAATAGTTCTAATGAATTTTATTTAGTACTATCTATTTCTTTTAAATATAAAAGAGTCTAACAATATTTTTTAAAAATATATACTAAACAAAATTAAATAGGAAAAACATGGATTTTATTACTCTAATCTGTTTTTTTGTTTAAAAATGAGAAAAATCACTATTATACATGCCTTCACACATATAAAAACACTCCATAGCATGTTAAAGAAAGTATAAACACACTCAAAACATAAACTAAAAGGAGGCTTTTTTAATTGAGTGAAAAAGAATATAAACAAGATAATAAAAATAAGGATTGTAAGGTGAAATCAGAATCGCGGATTCCACTCAGTGATACTGAGGCAACTCCAGTTCTTACAACCAATCCAAGAATTAAAATTCCAGTTGTATTAGCAGAAAGAACACTTCAAATTGTAGTAGAAGCAGAAATTCCACTTTCTCCACCAGCAGTGGAAATTAAAAGAGTGTTAAAAGATGTATTTTTAACACAATGTAAACTAGTACCTGTTGAATATGAACCAATTAATGAAACAGGATATTTTCAAGTAACAAGAGCAAAATTATTTGTAGAAGGTTATATTCGTAAAAATATTGAATACGCTGCTAAATACTGCAATGGCGTAATTCATGATCGAATTGCAAAAGTTCGATTCTCTGGTTTTGCTGATTTGACTGCTGATGAATTTCTTTCTTTCCCAATTATAGCTTTTGGTTCGGAAAATAAAGCTCGTTTCATTAATCCGAAAAAGAATGATGTTCCTCGTCTAGACAAATACTTCTTTGAAAATAATGTTTTCTATAATGAACAACCATATTGTGAATTAATTAGTGCAGAATTTTATGAACTTGATTATTCATCATATGATGTTCATTATGATTCAAAACATGATGAATATCAGGACAGAAATCAAGATAGATATCAAGATAGATACCAAGATAAATATCAAGATAAATATTATGATCAATATCCTGAGAAAGAATTTGACAAA
It encodes the following:
- a CDS encoding CsxC family protein, translating into MSEKEYKQDNKNKDCKVKSESRIPLSDTEATPVLTTNPRIKIPVVLAERTLQIVVEAEIPLSPPAVEIKRVLKDVFLTQCKLVPVEYEPINETGYFQVTRAKLFVEGYIRKNIEYAAKYCNGVIHDRIAKVRFSGFADLTADEFLSFPIIAFGSENKARFINPKKNDVPRLDKYFFENNVFYNEQPYCELISAEFYELDYSSYDVHYDSKHDEYQDRNQDRYQDRYQDKYQDKYYDQYPEKEFDKLREKIVLDLTLKVLQTQQVQIG